Genomic DNA from Odocoileus virginianus isolate 20LAN1187 ecotype Illinois unplaced genomic scaffold, Ovbor_1.2 Unplaced_Contig_19, whole genome shotgun sequence:
ttTCAGGAAACCTTAGAGTTTCACAGCAGTGCAGTCCAGAATGTAGACAGGCTCAGAACGAGTGTGACAGCAGGTGTAAGGGGCCGCACGGGCGCCTCACTGGGGGCCCAGAGGTTAAACTGCAGGGGTGGCAGGTTTAATTCCTgctcaggaagctaagatcccacatgctgtgctgcacgcttaaaaaaataaagaaccgtCTGGGTCTTCATGCATTTAAATCCAACTGTACCAATTCTGAAACTTTAATTGGaggaaataactttttaaaatacagaagtgCTATACGCACACATAAGTTAACTGAAATACTACCCTTACTAAATTCAGTTTTATAAGTTGACACAAGTCATCtattaaaaagattaaaacaaactTCTAAAATCCATGCCAGTTGTGGGTGACTAGTTGTGCTCCCCTCCCGCTCTGCAACTAGAAGGCTGATTATTTACAGTATATACTGTATTCGAAGAAAAGGGTTTTATGCCTATAAATTTCTGAATTGCATTAAAATGTTGTTTTTATAAGGGCTGGCGGTGGGGGAGTGGTTAACAAACTATTTCAATGCCTATCTGAATTGAAATTATACCTCAATGTCAAGACTAAGTCAGTTTTATTATTAGAAAGCTATGATTACTGAATTAATGATGATTAATTAATAGCAAATCAAGTCtgtatttattctcatttttaaaataactgattaaagaaataaattttcttattcttttgctCTGCAGACCACACCCCACGCCCCACCCCCATCATAGTAATACCCAGATCACACTTTCCTAACACCTGTGGGGGGTTTAaatttggatttcttctctctctctctctctcttttttttttttttactttctgtctgAGCAATTTGGACTTAAAAGAAAACCTTAAGCTTTCAGGCTGAATGTAGGATGAATACACTCATACAGGAGTGACTTTGTGAGAAATTATCAAGGCTCTAGGAACAATAAAAAGTGCAAAAGACCGAAGGCAACAAGTGTTTTTCATACCTtcagttcttcaccactgagtttAGAATTTCATTCAGAAATGTGTGAAGTTTCAAATTATTATTAACCAATGATTTATGCTCTTACAAAGTTAAATTTTTCCATTCAATTTTTTCACCAAATTCTCAGGATGTTCGAAAGTTTCCCCCACCTGGTTTATTCTAAAAGGCATCTCCCTGGTGTACTCCTTGTTGAATTTCTCACTCCATCTCCCTTTGAAGTAGACCGCGTTAACCAGAATCAGCCTGGTCTCTGCATTGATGGAGTTAGCAGGCAACAACTCTCGAATCTTACCTTAGGGAGAAGTAGAGAATACAAAGcacgatttaaaaaaaaaacaaaacccttgatCAGGCTCATTGGAAAATCCAGATTAGCAGTCCTCGTTCAGATTCGCCCAGTTTGGGTTGTTCTGCACGGAACCCACACACACAGGTGGCGTTTATGATCACGGTGCTTCAGGACCTCTGCAAAGTGGGTGACATGAACCACTTCATCACTCAGGGAGAAGTCTGCtccaggtgggaggagaaagacaGGAAACAAAGGGTGGGCTGGAGAGGCTATGGCTGGAGAAGCCACATCCAGAGCCGACCTTCCAGGACTGTGTGGGGACTTGTCACAGGAGGCCACCATGAATGGCTCAGAGGGCACACCATCAGCGAAAGGACAAACTTCTGGAAGCTGCTAGCAAAGGTTTCACTATTTGATCCTCCAGACATTCTCAGAGAAGGTCAGGTAGCACGTGAAAGGTACTCCCGTGTCCCCTGGAGATCAAGTCAAGCCTGTTCAGTGAACTAAGAGCACCCCTGCTAATTCACACCTCCAGAGGGCAAAGAAGAAACTGGGCAAGGAAGGCTAAGTCTCAAAGGAAAGACAACCTCCTGCTCTCTGCTGTCTCATGTATTAGCAGAAACAGCATTGCTCTTAGTGGTACCATATGTAATTGGTACAGAGGGGCCTACATGGGTCCAACATCACACGGCCATCATGGGGCTGAGGCCACAGCAGGACACCCTGGGGAACAGGAGCGAATGAGGCTCCACCCACCCCCGTGCAGTGATTTCAGTCTGCAGAACCATCAGCCTGAGAGCGGGTCTGCAGTGGGCCTGCCAGGTCTAGGTTCCTCACATCTGAGGAcaggagtggaggtgggagaCAGGAAAGGGGCAGGAGGGGGGTCAGTCCGCTGTGATGGAGGGCCACAGAGACTGTGCTCAGAGGAGGCCCCGGGCTCCTTCCTACAGAGGTGCGGCATTCACTGACGCGTGAACACACGCCCGAGGGAGACGATGCTTCTCTGTCAGCTGTTAACCTGGGAGCCTGGCCTGTGGGCTTCAGCTCCTGCCGGCCACTCTGCTCCGGGGAGAATGGACACAATGAAGTCTCTGCTGTTGAACACCCGAGCATCCGATCAAAACCTCTGCGAGTCCATTAAGGTTCAGATAGTCCACGAGGCCCAGACAGCACGGCGCTGACCATCAGAAAGAccagggacgacagaggagcaGGGAGCGGGGAGCAGGAGGTGTGGCAGTGGGGAGGCACCAGGGAGCGCTGACCTTCAGTCTTCTTCGAGACCCAAGCGTTGATCTGCTTCCTGGACGGCTCTGCAGCCTCGGCGAAGGAGAGCTGCTCCAGCTCAGCGCAGTAGAAGCGAAGACACGATTCCTTAAAGGTCTTTGGAGAGGAGAGTGGTCAGCGGGTTTCCAAAATGCTGAACAATGTGTATATTACATTAAAGTAACCATTAATCCCCTGAAGGTGGTCATCTAGTCCGCTAGATATGAAAAGATCAGCGTTTATAAACAGGTAAGAACTCAGCTATGAATCGTTATAATGGATAAATGCACTTTAGAAATAGTCAAATTTCAACTAACTCAAAGGACAGTTAGGGAATTACAAGTTTTAGAAATCATGTTCATAAGTGTCAGTTCTCTGGGGTCTTTCTCTCACACTCCACATTTTGATCACAACTTGTACTGTTCTGTTGATTGAACTTACAGAGAGAAATTCATAGGTCTTCTCCCCAAAGATCCTGTTGGCCGTCGTGAGCAAGTACTGAGCGTCAGGCTTGTTCAGCTCAGCAAGAAGCTGCTGGAAATCCTGGTGAAAGTCTTTCTCTGTGTTTAAGGAAAGCGCCTATCGagataagtaatttaaaataaacaatattgcCCTTCAGTTTCTAAAAGTTTTGTGACCAACATTTTTTCTCAAATACTTCACAAAATATTCCTAAAAGACACTACTTTTAAGTGTGGATTTAGTACATACTAGAGAAGCaagatggaaaaggcaatggcaccccactccagtgctcttgcctggaaaatcccatggacggaggagcctggtgggctgcagtccatggggtctcgaagagtcagacatgactgagcgacttcactttcacttttcacttttatgcattggggaaggaaatggcaacccactccagtttcttgcctggagaatcccagggatggggtcccacagagtcacacatgactgaagtgacttaccagcagCATAGAAGCAAGATGACACGGGGGAGGGGGAAGATACAGGAGAAAGGAGAACAGAAATGGGTAAAAGAGTTGCCTTTTCTGTCTCAGTTGATCTCCCTTGTTTAAAGATGAGTAACAAGGTAGGAATGAAAGGACTGGGACAATTCAGAGAAGGAGCTGCTTTAAAATCTTGCATTCTAAGGAAACCGTAAGTGTGCCTAAATGGAGGAAAATTTAACTCTAAAgtttaccaaaaaaaataaataagtaaatagaaagaCTCATATAAAGGTGTTAAAATCCGAGGAGAAATGAGTAGGAACAACGACAGTGGGAGAGACCGTGCTTCCAGAGTTTGCTGGTGACCAGAGCCCGCAGCCCGCAGGCCAGGAGCCCTTCCCGAGATGTGCCAGGCAGCCAGGCGGAGTTCGCACCCTGAGGGCTTGTGACCTCAGCACAGGAAGGCCAGGACCACTCCACGTCACAGCAGACAACCTGAGGCTCCCCCACGAGGCTCCTCTAGGGCTCGTGGGCCGGCCTAATACACAGTAACGTTCATCAGGAATAAAGAACCACTCTCGACACCTCAACCTTCACCCCCTCACACATGAGCTGGGAAATTATTATGATGAGTAATCGCTACCGTCAAGGGTTCTCAGAGGAATGGAGAGGCAGAGTGAAACACAAAGGCGCCCGGCAGTGAGGAGGCCCCGTGTGCACGGCAGGACCTCACCACCTTCTGGGTGACTCCTGCACACGTTCCTCTGTCTGCTCTAGAAACGTCCCTGGGGACCGGACAGACTCGAGTGTATGTTCCTGAGTCACTGCTCATCTAGGCTAACTCGCACCTAAGCATCGCTGCAGGTAAAAAGCCCACGCCTTTGCACCCTCTTTGCACATTTCCGCTTATCCCCTGACTCAGCTGGAAAGCACGGTGGTGTATCATTGACTTGAAATACCTATTAACCTACCCTTCTCACCAACGAACAGCTGTAAGTTTTAGTACAAACATCAGTGCTCTCAAACTGAGATAGCGCTCGGCTGCTGAGATCTCAAGCAATCATTACCATTTCCTAAGCAAACATAAAACTATTAAGACAGAAGTTTAATGGTCACGTCCAGGATATGAACTGGAGAAGGATCACACAAGAAACACCTCGGTGAAGGAGACCTCAGCTCCACCCTCTGCGTCTGGGCAGCCCCAGTCGCTCCCGAGGCAGCAGGCGTCTGCACCCGCgtccaccccaccctcccacgGGCAGGCCTGGAGAAGGGGGTCTACAGCAGGGTGAGCGGACAGGACACGGGAAAGAGGCCCCTCTCCCGGCTCACCTGGGCCACCTGGGCAGCGGTGTCCCCTTTGACTCCCAGGAGGACCATGGCCAGGACCGAGGAGAGGCTCACGGGAGAAAAAAACACGTTGTCTGAAGGGTCGTCTTCACACAGGGCCTTTAAGAGGCGGAGGGCGAAGGTGCCATTTGCTTCACAGAGCGCGTCCATGAGACCGGGCCTGGAGTCTGAGACTGGAGAGAAAAGGCCCTCAGTAACCGCGACTCCCATCCCCCTGGCACAGGACACTGTCCTTTCAGGGTGGAACGCAAAACAGTCTACGGAGCATCCGTGTACGGCTGCTTTCCATCCTAATAGGAAGTCCAAGGTTAAGGGCACTAACTACGTGTGGTCCCGGCAGCAGGTCAAGCGGCTGAGCGCCTCGGGGAATGAACAGCAATGGCTAATGGGGCCACGCGCACACACAAGCAAACGTACACACACACTGCTGGGCTCCTGGGAGCAGTGAAGTCCAGTCCTTTCCCACTGAGAAGGGGGAGGACAGGGCCagacaggaggaggggagagaccCCACATGAGAGCCTTATCGGCGCTCTGCCAGGTCCCCACAAGGCCCCGTGTATTCTTGCACATACTCCTGAGGAATCCCTGGGAGATGTTCAGTTATGAACCAGCCCAGGTCTCCCCATTTTCCAGCTGATAGCTGAGAAGTGTTTGAGAAGCTGAACTGAAGCCAGAGAGGCTGGAATCCGGGAGGAACTGGGCTGTGAAGCGAGGAATTTCCACCCACAGTGGCTGCTCCGTCCGACCCGGCTCAGGGCACCTGCCCTCCGCTCCCCGGCGCCCAGGGAACCGCGGACACGGCGCGTCGGGCCCAGACACTGTGCTTTTATTTTGCAGTTCGTTTTCTCaccagaaccaggatttgaagcTTCCCTCCTGTCTTCCATCAACATCCTCCAGCGGAGACCGAGCCTGACACTGGAAGCCACGTTCTGAGGGACACAGGAGAGGAAAGGACTAAAGACAGGGGTTCGGGAGAGGACAGTCAGGGTGACGGGGTGCAGCCTGGGCGAGCACTGAGGCCCTGGGAGAGGCAGGGGTGGTCAGAGGGGGTCAGGCAGGCGGGCGGGGTGCTCCCAGCCCACCTGACGCCGGGCATGGCACGGCCAtcagcccccagcccacctgTTGCCATCCTTCCTTGGTAGCGAGACCCTCACTCACACCACGGCTGGCCTCAGGCCCTGAGGACCCCGTGTCCTCCCGGCCCGCTCCAGCCTCCCACAGCCACCACCAAGCCTCGCCTCCCGTCTCCTTAAAGCTGTCCAGCCAGGCTGGCCCTGACCCTGCGTCTGGTCTGGCCCACATTCTCCCTGCTGCCGCTCGGAGCCTGAGAACAGGAgtgtccccactccccacctgtTCCCGCCACTGCAGCAGACAGAGGCGGTCCTGACCCTTCACTCGGGCTCTTGCCTGGCCCAGCCCTGGGGCTCAAACACACTTGACCAACAGGGCTCATCCTCCTGCCAGACCGGAGAGCCCCTTCAGCCCCTCCGAGGCCCTGTGACCTCTGAAAGCTCTGCTTACCCAGCTCCCCATCCTTCAACCAGGCAGTCACCCTTCTGCCTCCAGGTGGCAGCGCAGCGGCTTCTGGGTCCCCACCTTCTAGAGGCGCGCTGAGCCCGAGTCCCGCCGGCGCTCCCCTTCAGCTCTCTCTCGCGCGCGGGAGGGGCTCACCTGCCTCCTCAGCTCCAGAAGCTCACAGCCCCGGACACGGAGCGGCCTCGGTCCGGAGGGCCCGGGAACATGGCCCGAAGGGCGGGGCCGCCTCCAACCCCGCCCCGCCCACAACTTCCAGGTTCCGCCCACCGCCCCGGGAGCTCCAGGTCTGggggaacccaggtctccagaacGAGGGGGTCAGGGTGGGCGGGCCCAGGACtcaggaatgggggtgggggtcagggtggGCGGACCCAGGCCTCCAGGATGCGGacttttttcaaagtctttatttcaTGATCTGACTTTCAGCTCTAGAGAAGAAACAGAGTTGGTTTCTGGCAAGGACACCCCAACAGGTCTGGGTCACCCGTCAGAGCACCatctcccaccaccaccaaggtCTGTCCCTCTTGGCCTCCTGACTCTCAGCCCAGTGAGTCATGTCTGGGTATTGTTAGCAACAGACGGTGCCTGCAGCTCTGCCTGCGGGCTCTCAGATGCCTTTTCTCAGCAGCCTTCAAAGAGCAACGCTGAGCATGGCCCTGTTCTGCAAGGGTTCAGAACTCTGAAGGCCTTTCTCCCTCTAAATGTGTTTCCTCCGTGAGTGCTGCATCCTTGCATAATGAAGACTGTCAACTCAAACAGCAGCGACGTCTCGGCGTCTCCCACGAGCGTGGCCCTGGGCTGGGCGCTGGGCGCCTGGCTGAGGACACGACCTCTGAGCTGAGGTGCCTCACAGGTGATGAGGAGACCAGAAGTGCTCAGAGGTCCTTCCTAGATGTTATGAGAAAACATCTAGATGGTGGCAGCCACACACAATTCCCCAAGA
This window encodes:
- the SERPINB9 gene encoding serpin B9 isoform X2, with amino-acid sequence MLMEDRREASNPGSVSDSRPGLMDALCEANGTFALRLLKALCEDDPSDNVFFSPVSLSSVLAMVLLGVKGDTAAQVAQALSLNTEKDFHQDFQQLLAELNKPDAQYLLTTANRIFGEKTYEFLSTFKESCLRFYCAELEQLSFAEAAEPSRKQINAWVSKKTEGKIRELLPANSINAETRLILVNAVYFKGRWSEKFNKEYTREMPFRINQKEQRPVQMMFQDGEFRLARIQEVQAQVLELPYAGEELSMLVLLPNDHVPLSSVEKHLTWEKFLAWTQPDSMKKTQVEVFLPKFKLEKTYDMVSVLQGLGVVEAFLSGRADFSAMSPSEGLCLSALAHKSVVEVDEEGTEAAAASAEVEVDCCLVNQPRFCADHPFLFFIRHNGSGSTLFCGRFSSP
- the SERPINB9 gene encoding serpin B9 isoform X1: MGSWNVASSVRLGLRWRMLMEDRREASNPGSVSDSRPGLMDALCEANGTFALRLLKALCEDDPSDNVFFSPVSLSSVLAMVLLGVKGDTAAQVAQALSLNTEKDFHQDFQQLLAELNKPDAQYLLTTANRIFGEKTYEFLSTFKESCLRFYCAELEQLSFAEAAEPSRKQINAWVSKKTEGKIRELLPANSINAETRLILVNAVYFKGRWSEKFNKEYTREMPFRINQKEQRPVQMMFQDGEFRLARIQEVQAQVLELPYAGEELSMLVLLPNDHVPLSSVEKHLTWEKFLAWTQPDSMKKTQVEVFLPKFKLEKTYDMVSVLQGLGVVEAFLSGRADFSAMSPSEGLCLSALAHKSVVEVDEEGTEAAAASAEVEVDCCLVNQPRFCADHPFLFFIRHNGSGSTLFCGRFSSP